GCTCTTACACTTAGATTCAGGAAACCAGTATATTTAGTTGATAGAGTAGGACTTGAGAAAGGCTTGTGTGACGTAGTCACTAGCTTGGGGGGCAAGGTAAGTACAAAGACTATAGTCACTGAGGTAGACTTAAGCAAAAATTTCTTAGTAACTAATAGGGGGTTACGTCACTACGATTTAGTAGTTATTAGTGAAGGCGCTACTAGAAGGCTTGTTAGACCACTTAATTTATGCCGTGTGAGTAAGTACTTGATAGGACCTCAAGCATTCCTGTCGGTTAGTGAAAGTCCTGAAACAGTCGAGGTTATCGTCACTCCCCTCCTCGGTTCAGAAGGGTTCGGATGGGTTATTCCAGTAAGCGAAAAACACGTGATTTTAGGTCTAGCAACGACTTCTAAGAAGGCTAGCTTACTACTTAGGTATCTAGCTAAGAGAGTCTTTAAACCACTATCAAGTTATAAAATCGAGAACTTCTTCGGCGGTTTAATACCTGCAGACAGGCCTTGTGAGAAAATTGTCGGTGAGAATTATTTACTGGTAGGTGATGCAGCGTCAATCACTAAGCCCGTGAGTAGAGGAGGTATCTACTCCTTAATTGAGGAGGTAACAGTTTTAAGAGATTCTCTAAGTAGAGGCTCATTAACTCAAGACTTGATAATAAGTAAATACAAGAGACTACTGAGATTTCTTAAGATTCAACACCTGATCTATGAGACTATCTTAAGTATTGGAGGATACTATAAGTTAGTCAAGTCTCTTACCGAATTTGAGTTGAGAGAAGTTAAGATACTCGATTATGACAAGCTAGTAACTGACCCTGTTATGTCAGTTTTATTAGCCTTATCAGCAAGTATTAGTAGGTGAGTGTATTGAGTGATAAGGAGATTATCGTCACGACACTGGAGTTCCTTCCAGGCTATAAGATCAAGAAAGTTCTTGGGATAGTTAGCGGGAGTACTGTTAGAGCAAGGAATCTAGGGAGAGATATTGTTGCAGCATTCAGGAACTTAGCTGGCGGCGAGATAGTAGAATATACTGAGCTTTTAGCTAATTCAAGAAATGAAGCGCTGTCCAGGATGATTGAGAAAGCTAAAGCTCTCGGAGCTAATGCGGTCTTGGGAGTTAGGTTTGCTACCTCCTCAATAATGAGTGGTGCTGCAGAGATAGTTGCTTATGGAACTGCAGTAGTGGTAGAGCCTGAGTAAAGTAGAGCTTTCTTACTAGTCTCAAGGTAAGTTTATATGATTATTTCGAAGTCTAGTAACTATCTAGATGTATTAGTAGGCATGCTAGTTTTTAGTAGGCCTGAGCTAAGACTAAACGAGAGAGTTAAGTTCTCGAAAAAGAGTGACTCGTTCAAAGTATATGAGGTGGGCGTTGACGGCATTCAAGCAAGACCCCTAAGCATAGTAAATGAAGACCTAGTTTGTATTGAATCCGAGATTCTAAGGTATGTCATGTGTAAAGAGGACATGCCAACGCCCGACACGGTAAAGATAGTTTCAAGAGTTTTAGGTGTTAGAGCTTCTTACGCAGGAATCAAAGATGCTGAAGGTCTTACGTGCCAGTTCATCACTATTAAGTGCCGTCCTGGCATGGAGCTCAGGAAATTTTATGAGTTTCTCGACGGCAAGATAACCCTATTTTTCCAAGGCTTTACCAACTCTATGTTGAGGAGGGGTCACCTAGAAGGTAATTATTTTGAGGTTTTACTAGAAGACGTGAGTAGAGAAGATCTGAAGATACTAGAGGAGTTGAGGGAGTTACATGATAAGATCACTTTCTTGAACTACTACGGCTACCAGAGATTTGGTGTTAGGAGACCTGCAACACACTTAGTCGGTAAAGCACTCCTCGAAAATGATTTCGAGAAAGCGCTGAACTTAATAGTGGGTAATCCGTTCCCTACAGAATCTCAGAGGGTTATTGAGGCTAGGAAGTCTTACGAAAAGGGCGACCTGAGAGAGGCTTTGAGACTCTTTCCGAGAAGCTTTAGCGTTGAGAGGTCTTTGATTAGAGGATTATTGAGGGGCATGAATACTCGGGATGTCTTGAATTTAATTGATGAGTGGCTTATAAGGATGTATGTTGAGGCTTACCAATCATACTTATTTAACTTAGCTTTAAGCAAGCTCGTTACCCAGTTAGGAGATGTTGACACGCTAGCACGTAAATGTGATGTGATCCCGTTGCCCAGACCTAACTTAAGTTTAGTTGACGAATGCACACGCGAGTCTGTTAAGGCTGTAGAAGAAGAGCTCAAGTTCATTGACGCTAGAAGCAAGTACGTTAAGTATTTAAGTAAGTCGAGTCGTGAAGTAGTCTTCACGCTACGGGACTTCAAATACGAAGAAATCGGTAGTAAGGCACTGCTCAAGTTCTTCTTGAAGCCCTCAACTTACGCTACAGTCTTTCTGCGCGAGTTACTCGGCTCTCCCCCTACGTGATTCTAGCAGTTCTGTTAATGAGTTCTACTCCTTAAATTTTGCGTAACAGCACTTATAACCTGTGCCGCTATTAATGAAAGAGGTTTAGTGTGATGTCATTTACGCTTGCTGACCTCAGGAACAGGATAGTGAGTCACTTGAGAAACTACGGCTTCAGTATCTTTACTTCTGCAGAGTATCAAATCGTTAGCAGGTTACTTACTTCTTTAGGTATTCATAGAGACTTAACTATTAAGAAGATCCCTAACTCTCAATACTACCTACTAGAAATTGATAAGAGAACTTTCATAACTGAATGTAGAAACTTAGCTAGGAGGAATGAAGCGACAAACATAAATATCTTAGTTAGCTGTGTCGAGAGTAAAAGTTCTGAGGCTCTAAACAAAGTGATAGAGAAGCTAACTCAAGCTACTAACAGTTCTCCCCCGCCATAAGTAATAATTAAGTTTTTCTTTCTGAGGTTTTTTCTCGGTAGATGGCTGTTCACGAGTTTTCGTTGTTCTTTGTGTTTAGCTTCTTAACGGCCTCCTCAGAGCCCCTAACCACAGAGGCTCCCGCGCAGTCGCCCGCGATTCATTACCTTACGGGACGAGGAGACTACAAAACCAATAAACAATCACAAAACATAAAGCAAGGAAAACAGCCCCCCATGTTTTAATTTGTTGGTTTCTCAGGATTAGTAGCTCGTACCCTGATAGAGTTACTGCTTACTGATTCTAGCGTACTTAATCAACTACTAAAACTTATTAAGCTATACCCGACCATAAAAAGCGAGACTTCACGGATGTGAGGGTCGTTAATGGGCTACAGGTATAAGCAGGTAGTACTTGTTCGCACAGACATAAATATGAGTAAAGGTAAGTTAGCTGTTCAGGTAGCTCACGCTTCAGTGTCCGCACTTATGGAGGCACTAAAGTATAAGAGAGAGTGGGTTGAGGAATGGCTTGAAGAAGGACAGAAGAAAGTAGTTCTCAAAGTATCTAACTTGAGAGAGTTAATGAGTTTTTACGAGGAAGCTAGAAAGTTTGGTCTTCCGGCATCCCTCATAACTGACGCGGGATTGACTGAGCTTCCTGAAGGCACTATTACTGCAGTAGGTATAGGTCCTGCTCCTGAGGAGCTGGTAGATAAGATAACAGGGTCTCTTAAACTACTTTGAGTACGCGAGTTCAGCCCCCTCGAGTTTATTACGGCTGAAAATAGCTTTCTAGGGTGTAGGAGAGGTCAGATTAATTAAGGTGCTACACAACACTTTAAACGGGTGATGATTTGGAGTCTATAGTTATTCATTACGAGAAAGACCGTGTTAAGGTTTCTATCTATGATTCAGTAGGTAAGTTAGTTAATTTCAGAGAGTTTTCAGGTGGGCGTAGAATTACCTTAGATTTCAGTAATGTTGAGGAAGTCAGGGTCACTCCATATAGCTTTGCTGAGGGCTTGATGGTAACCCTTAAGGGTGTTAAGGAGTTTAAAGTTTTAGAGGCTGAGGAGGTTGAGGAAGTCTCTGGAGTTGAGGGTGGAGAGATCGAGGAGCAAGAGTGACCAACACAAGAGAACCACACTCTACGTAGTCCTCAATAAAGACTGCGAGAAAGTAAGTTACGAGATAGTAGAGAAGACTACTACCGCACCCACCTATTCTGTAGGCTCGGCAGAGATTCACAAAGTGTTAGTTCCAGAAGACTCTTTCGTTATTCAGGCTTCCTTTACACTCAACATTAAGAAAAGAGTGATTGGTGAGGTTCTAATACTTGACTCTAGTGGTAGGTTACTCTGCAGAGCGGTTTATAGGAAGCTTAAGGTTAGAGTAACTTACGGTGGTAACTCGCTTACGATGAAGTTACTTAAATGCTTGTTTGACTCGCTAAAACTAATAGTTAAGAAGTATAAGGTTCTCCAGATAGCTAAGACCTAATAACTCTCCTAGTTAACAACTCTAACTCATTTTGGTTTTTATTTATAAGCCTTAACACATTAGTTATATTGTGTGAGTATATGTTTGTGTGTTCGGGTAGGATGGTGGAATGAATGACTAAATACAGAAATTATTCTGACCCATATTCAGTCAACGTCCAGCGCTTCAGCATATACTACGACAAAAACATTAAGACTAAGACGCCGCAGATAGGTGACGAGTTGATAGTTAAGATTGTTGAGGTCGACGAGGAAGGCAGGGGTGTCGGGTATTATAACGACTTTAAGGTCATTATACCTAGAGCGGTCTTAGGAGAGAAGGTAAGAGTAGCGGTAAAGAAAATAGATAATAAAGTACTCCATGCTTCAGTGATTGAGAGGTTTGGTGTCTCAAGGAAATAACTTGGTTTGTGAGAACGTCTTATGCGGTACTTAAGAGGTTCTTGGTGGTTGATAATGTTATAAATTCTACGCTCATAGTTATTTATTGGGTGCTTGGTTTTGAGCGAGGAAGAGGCAAGTAGGATCCTGGCTGAACTGTTATGGACTGAGAAGTACAGACCTAAAACACTAGATGAGGTAGTAAATCAAGAAGAGGTTGTTATTAGGTTAAAGCAATTTATTAAAGAGAAGAATACGCCGCACCTACTCTTTGCAGGACCTCCGGGTACTGGGAAGACTACGGTAGCTCACGCCTTCGCTCACGACTTATACGGGGGTGACTACAGGCTCTACCTACTAGAGCTAAACGCCTCGGATGAGAGAGGAATTGACGTGATAAGAACTAAGGTTAAGGAGTTTGCTAGGACTAAAACACCGGGTAACGTGCCTTTTAAACTAATACTCCTGGATGAATCAGATAACATGACTGCTGACGCACAGCAAGCTCTTAGGAGGCTTATGGAGATGTATGTTGTTGCTACTAGATTCATTTTGATAGCCAACTACCCAAGCAAGATAATAGAGCCTATACAGTCTAGATGCGCTATCTTCAGGTTCGTTCCTTTGAGTAGAGAGGACGTCGTAGGCAGGCTTTCATGGATTTGCGAAAGAGAAGGTGTTAAGTGTAATCAGGACGCACTAAACACGATATACGACTTGAGCGAGGGTGATATGAGGAAAGCTATAAACATACTCCAAACTGCCGCCGCCTTAGGTGAGGTGAGTGTGTCAAACGTTTATAAGGTCGTTGGTCTGGCTCACCCGAAGGAGATTAGAGAAATGATTAAGACAGCATTAAACGGGGACTTCATTAAAGCTAGGAGCACGCTTAGGTCTCTGATGGTGACGTACGGGCTTTCAGGAATAGACATAATAAAGCAAATACATAGGGAGATAACATCCTCAGATATTGACTTGCCTGAGGAGGTGAAGGTAGAACTTGCTGACTACGTGGGAGAGATCCAGTTTAGGCTTGTTGAGGGTGCTGATGAGGAGATACAGCTTGACGCTCTCTTAGCTAGGCTAGCCGTCCTGGGAAAGAAAGTGGTGGGGGTAGCTCCTAAACGTGTCAGTAAGTAAAGTTCCATGGGTAATAAAGTACCGGCCTAAAAAGCTAAGTGAGTTCGTTAATCAGGGAGAAGCAGTCGAGAAGATCAAGACGTGGATTAAAGGATGGCTTGCAGGAAAGCCTGAGAAGAAGGCTGCACTATTTTACGGGCCGCCAGGTTCTGGCAAGACATCAATAGTTGAAGCTCTGTGCAGGGAGTACGGCTTTCAACTTGTCGAGATGAACGCTAGCGACTATAGGAGAGAGCAGGATATTGAGAGAGTGGCTAAGCTGGCTAGCGTCCAGAGAGGCCTCTTCGCTGGGAGGAGAATCATACTATTAGACGAGATCGACGGCTTAGCACTCGCCGGAGGAGCTGATGCAGGAGCTATAGAAGCTATCTTAGAACTGATTGAAACTACTAAGAATCCCGTAATTATGACGGCCAATAATCCTTGGGACCTGGCTTTCAGACCCCTCAGAGACCATTCAGTTATGATAGAGTTTAAGAGACTCAGTAAAGGCGACGTGCTTGAAGTTCTTCGGAGGATATGTGTGGCTGAGAAGCTCTCGTGTGATGAGAAAGCACTGGATTTCATTGCGGAGAAATCTGAAGGAGATTTGAGGTCAGCTATAAACGACTTAGAAGCTGTTGCTGAGGGGGGTGGTAAAATTACTGAAGAGATCGCTAAGCAACTCCTCAGAGCTAGAGACAGGGTCTTAGATCCTTTTGAGGTTGTTCGAAAGATTTTCTGGTCTAAGTATGTTTGGCAAGCCAAACTCAACGCAACCCAGACAGACTTAGACCCCGACACTCTAATGGAGTGGATAAATGAGAACCTTCCTAGACAGATAACAGACCCTGAGGATTTATGGAGAGCTTACGAGGCTCTAGCAAGAGCTGACGTTTATAGGGGGCGCATCGTGAGGAGCGGGTCTTGGGATTTACTAGCTTACGCTATAGAGTTAATGACTGCAGGTGTTGCCTTATCTCCTAAGAATGACCCTAAGGCTAAGTTTAGGTGGGTTAAGTATCAATTCCCGGACAGAATAAGGTTAATGTCTCAAACTAAGGAAGTTAGAGCTTTAAGAGACAGTATAGCGGGCATTATAGGTGAGCACATACACGCTTCTAGAGCTAAGGTATTGAAAGACGTACTACCATATATCAAGATAATTTTTGAGAACAACGTTGAGGAAGCTGCCAAAATAGCTATTTCTCTAAACCTGACTGACCCGATGATTAAGTACCTCTCACAGAATAAGGGAGACGAGATAATCGCTAGAGTTAGGGAGTTAAGGAAAGCTATAAGAGCTGAAGCTAAGAGAGCAGGGTCAAAAAGAGAAGACGCCCAGAAAAACAATAAGAAGAGTGAGGAAGTCAAGAAGCAGCAGACTAAGAGTGGGTTAGACTCTTTCGTTAAGAAGACGAAGCTCTAGAAAAAATTGAAAAACTCTTCAAGCCTTCTGACCTTCGGGTTGAGCCAGTTAGGTCTCAGGAGCCTTAGCCTACCTACCCTGAGCTCTTCAATAAGACCTACACTAACTAAGTAGTTAACATGCTTGCGCACAGTCTTGTAATTGAGTTTAGTCTCTCTGATTATCTGATTAATATTTACCTCACCTCTCTCCAGAACGACTCTCAGTACTTTAACTCTGGCTTTACTAGAAAGTATCTCTTCTAACCGAGAACTCATCACCCAACCCTCAACTGCTTTATCACGGCATCAAGCTTCTGTAACGCGGCTCCTAGAGGGGCTACTCCAAAGCCTACGTAAGTACTTCTACCTCTTCTGCCTTTAACTGAAGTCTTAGTTATTATTATTCCTCTCTGCTTTAAATCCATTATGTAAGTGTAGAGTTGTGTGTGCTTCCTAGGCTCCTCACCCAACTCTTTACATATTTTATCGTAGGTAGCTTCAACCATGCTCATAGGCACGTAGTCTAATCCTGACTCTTTCAGAGCATGTAAGGCTGCTTTAAGGACTAGTATTTCGTGGAGGTTTAGGTAGTGTAGGTTATCTAGCAAATCAACTAAAGCCGGATACTCTTGAGCTATGACTTGCCTCACGTGATCTATCGTTACTCGGTTAGCTCTACCTTCAGCAAGGTCTTTATCAGCTAGTTTTCCTGCGGCATGCAATACTGCGAGAGCTTTTCTCGCGTTTCCGTCCCCGCCTGTGTCATACCCGCTCATCTTAGATATGTAGTCTATTACCTCCTCACCTACTACTCCCTGATGAAAGGCCGTGTCAACCCGGTCTTTCAATATCGTATAAAGTTCTGAAGCTCTGTAAGGCTCAAAGGAAACTAAATTTTTCATTAAGTAGCTTCCAGTCACGCTGTCGACTCGAGACCACACGTTTGCTGGCGACCCCCTAGCAATGAATATTAAGTTGACTCTCTTTACATCTTCTTGCATGACGTCATACATCCTGACTATTGCGTGCCTGTCTTCAGGAGGTGCTGTATTAAGAAAATACTCGAACTCGTCTAGGGCTAGTATCAAGTACATGTTTTCCCTACTCAACAACTTCAGAAAGACTGATAGTAACTCATTAGAGGAGATCCCTCTGTCAGGTATGTGTAGGCATAGAGAATCTTTAGCTTCTCTGATAATTCCTACTAAGTTCTTAGACTTAGAACAATTCACGTGGACATATCTTAACTTAATACCTCTATTCTCGGCAACTCTGGAAATTTCCCGGCCAAAAACTATCGAAGTAAGTGTT
This genomic window from Zestosphaera sp. contains:
- the truD gene encoding tRNA pseudouridine(13) synthase TruD, which gives rise to MIISKSSNYLDVLVGMLVFSRPELRLNERVKFSKKSDSFKVYEVGVDGIQARPLSIVNEDLVCIESEILRYVMCKEDMPTPDTVKIVSRVLGVRASYAGIKDAEGLTCQFITIKCRPGMELRKFYEFLDGKITLFFQGFTNSMLRRGHLEGNYFEVLLEDVSREDLKILEELRELHDKITFLNYYGYQRFGVRRPATHLVGKALLENDFEKALNLIVGNPFPTESQRVIEARKSYEKGDLREALRLFPRSFSVERSLIRGLLRGMNTRDVLNLIDEWLIRMYVEAYQSYLFNLALSKLVTQLGDVDTLARKCDVIPLPRPNLSLVDECTRESVKAVEEELKFIDARSKYVKYLSKSSREVVFTLRDFKYEEIGSKALLKFFLKPSTYATVFLRELLGSPPT
- the pth2 gene encoding peptidyl-tRNA hydrolase Pth2 — translated: MGYRYKQVVLVRTDINMSKGKLAVQVAHASVSALMEALKYKREWVEEWLEEGQKKVVLKVSNLRELMSFYEEARKFGLPASLITDAGLTELPEGTITAVGIGPAPEELVDKITGSLKLL
- a CDS encoding replication factor C large subunit, giving the protein MSVSKVPWVIKYRPKKLSEFVNQGEAVEKIKTWIKGWLAGKPEKKAALFYGPPGSGKTSIVEALCREYGFQLVEMNASDYRREQDIERVAKLASVQRGLFAGRRIILLDEIDGLALAGGADAGAIEAILELIETTKNPVIMTANNPWDLAFRPLRDHSVMIEFKRLSKGDVLEVLRRICVAEKLSCDEKALDFIAEKSEGDLRSAINDLEAVAEGGGKITEEIAKQLLRARDRVLDPFEVVRKIFWSKYVWQAKLNATQTDLDPDTLMEWINENLPRQITDPEDLWRAYEALARADVYRGRIVRSGSWDLLAYAIELMTAGVALSPKNDPKAKFRWVKYQFPDRIRLMSQTKEVRALRDSIAGIIGEHIHASRAKVLKDVLPYIKIIFENNVEEAAKIAISLNLTDPMIKYLSQNKGDEIIARVRELRKAIRAEAKRAGSKREDAQKNNKKSEEVKKQQTKSGLDSFVKKTKL
- a CDS encoding ORC1-type DNA replication protein gives rise to the protein MNELHELIESEIRRPSVFVDESVLYPEFIPPVIRHRDKQLKQLVELFKPVVLKPGTSSVKVLLAGPVGTGKTLTSIVFGREISRVAENRGIKLRYVHVNCSKSKNLVGIIREAKDSLCLHIPDRGISSNELLSVFLKLLSRENMYLILALDEFEYFLNTAPPEDRHAIVRMYDVMQEDVKRVNLIFIARGSPANVWSRVDSVTGSYLMKNLVSFEPYRASELYTILKDRVDTAFHQGVVGEEVIDYISKMSGYDTGGDGNARKALAVLHAAGKLADKDLAEGRANRVTIDHVRQVIAQEYPALVDLLDNLHYLNLHEILVLKAALHALKESGLDYVPMSMVEATYDKICKELGEEPRKHTQLYTYIMDLKQRGIIITKTSVKGRRGRSTYVGFGVAPLGAALQKLDAVIKQLRVG
- a CDS encoding NAD(P)/FAD-dependent oxidoreductase encodes the protein MSLEKVSVVGAGLGGLLTSYVLLERGFNIELLEEHESIGLPRHCSGLVSDYVISFLGGLVKEYVINRFNEYSVKIVEDGEVREALTLRFRKPVYLVDRVGLEKGLCDVVTSLGGKVSTKTIVTEVDLSKNFLVTNRGLRHYDLVVISEGATRRLVRPLNLCRVSKYLIGPQAFLSVSESPETVEVIVTPLLGSEGFGWVIPVSEKHVILGLATTSKKASLLLRYLAKRVFKPLSSYKIENFFGGLIPADRPCEKIVGENYLLVGDAASITKPVSRGGIYSLIEEVTVLRDSLSRGSLTQDLIISKYKRLLRFLKIQHLIYETILSIGGYYKLVKSLTEFELREVKILDYDKLVTDPVMSVLLALSASISR
- a CDS encoding TRAM domain-containing protein, with translation MTKYRNYSDPYSVNVQRFSIYYDKNIKTKTPQIGDELIVKIVEVDEEGRGVGYYNDFKVIIPRAVLGEKVRVAVKKIDNKVLHASVIERFGVSRK
- a CDS encoding YbjQ family protein, producing the protein MSDKEIIVTTLEFLPGYKIKKVLGIVSGSTVRARNLGRDIVAAFRNLAGGEIVEYTELLANSRNEALSRMIEKAKALGANAVLGVRFATSSIMSGAAEIVAYGTAVVVEPE
- a CDS encoding replication factor C small subunit; amino-acid sequence: MLAELLWTEKYRPKTLDEVVNQEEVVIRLKQFIKEKNTPHLLFAGPPGTGKTTVAHAFAHDLYGGDYRLYLLELNASDERGIDVIRTKVKEFARTKTPGNVPFKLILLDESDNMTADAQQALRRLMEMYVVATRFILIANYPSKIIEPIQSRCAIFRFVPLSREDVVGRLSWICEREGVKCNQDALNTIYDLSEGDMRKAINILQTAAALGEVSVSNVYKVVGLAHPKEIREMIKTALNGDFIKARSTLRSLMVTYGLSGIDIIKQIHREITSSDIDLPEEVKVELADYVGEIQFRLVEGADEEIQLDALLARLAVLGKKVVGVAPKRVSK
- a CDS encoding ArsR family transcriptional regulator, whose translation is MSSRLEEILSSKARVKVLRVVLERGEVNINQIIRETKLNYKTVRKHVNYLVSVGLIEELRVGRLRLLRPNWLNPKVRRLEEFFNFF